Part of the Stackebrandtia endophytica genome is shown below.
GCGGGCCCTGATTGACGACGAGGGCGAGGTCCTTGGCGCCGGTGGCCTTGATTCCGGCGGCGATACCGGAGGCGGTGAAACCGGCCGGGCTGGTGACGGTCATGGAGCGACTCCGTTCGCGGACAGGCCCGCCGTCTCCGGCAGTCCCAGCATGAGGTTGGCGCATTGGACGACCTGTCCGGCCGCGCCCTTGCCCAGGTTGTCGACGGCGGCGGTCACGATGATGCGGTCGGCGTCGGCGTCCATGGCCACCTGTAGGTGGCAGGAGTTCGACCCCAGGGTCGCGCCGGTCTGCGGCCAGACGCCCTCGGGCAGGACCGAGACGAAGGGCTCGTCTTGGTAGGCGGCCGACAGCACGTCACGGACGTCGTCACCGGTCAGCCCGGCGGTGCTCGGACGGATCGTCACCGTCGCGAGGATTCCGCGTGGCATGGGCGCCAGCACCGGAGTGAACGACAGCGACGTGGCTCCACTGGCCTGCTTGATCTCGGGCACGTGTTGGTGAGCGCCGACCTTGTAGGGGGTCAACGAACCGGATACCTCGCTGGCCAGCAGGTGCGGTTTGGCCTGACGGCCGGCACCACTGGTCCCGGATGCCGCCACCACGACAACGTCCTCGGGAGAGCCGATACCGGCCGCCAGCACCGGCGCGAGTGCCAGTGTGGTAGCCACCGCGTAACAACCGGTGGCCGCCACCTTCGTCGCGTCGGCGATCTTGGCCCGCTGGCCGGGCAGTTCGGGCAGTCCGTAGGTCCAGGCCCCGGCGTGTGGACCGGAGTAGTAGGCCGACCAGGCTTCGGCGTCGACCAGCCGGTGGTCGGCGCCGAGGTCGACGATCTTGGTCCCGGCGGGCAGCTGAGCGGCCAGTTCGGCCGACTGGCCGTGCGGCAGGGTCATGATGACCAGGTCAGCGTCACTGAGGGCCTCGACCGTGGTCGCGGTGAAGTCGACTCCCGCCAGAGTCCTCAAATGCGGGTGCACCTGGTTCACCGGCGCGCCGGCGTGGCCGTGTGCCGTCGCCGCCGCGATTTCCAGTTCCGGATGACCAGTGAGCAATCGCAGCACTTCACCACCGGCGTAGCCGCTGGCGCCTGCGATCGCGACCCGATGTCCCACGGGAGGTCCCTTCGATTCGTACGGTGACCGACACCGTCTTTGAATGAATTAAGATGCAGCCGACTGTATCATAATGCAACAGGAACCTCTGACCTGTTGTGACGCACTCCACCTCGCGTCGGGCACGTTGACGGTCGATTCACCGGTGCCGGGCGCCCCGCAGGACCAAGCGACCCGACCCGGCACCATCTAAGGCGCCGAGCCGCTACGCCATGGTCGATCATGGATCGAAGCAGGCGACCGGATGCCGCCGGTCTCATGCGGTGGATTCCTACTTTTATGTAGCGCCAATGAAAGTCGACGGAAAATGAGTCCCCCCTTCCTCGCTTTGCATGTGTACTATCGACGAATCTCCCTACAGTGGAAGGGGTTTCCTGACCGTGGAACTGTCGTACGAGGTGTTTCACAAGGACGTACACGCGCTGGTGAACTTCTACGTCGATGTTCTGGGATTCAACGCACCCGGGGCCGACCCGTCAGCGGACTACGTGGTCGTCAGACGAGACGGAATCCGTATCGGCTGTTGTCTTCACCCCGAGGCGGAACCGAACCACCGCAAACCCCCGCACGGTAGCGAAATCGTGTTGCGGGTCGACGACCTCCACGCCGAGTACGACCGAGTAGCCGCCAGTGGCTGGCGCATCGAAGACGATCTGCAGAAGCGCCCCTGGGGCCTCACCGATTTCCGGGTGTTCGACCCGACCGGGCTATACCTGCGGATCACCGACAACCACACCCGGTAGACGACAACACGGATCGACAACCACACGGATCAAAACCACCGAGCTGCGGGAAACACGGATCACCAACGCCGGTCACACAACACGGAACAACGAACCTCACAGGCGAACCTCCCCCGGGATCGCCTGGTCCTCGACATGCGCGAAAGAACTCCTGTCGACCCTCGTGACCGGACCGAAGCTCACGGAACAGGACGGTTATGGAAAACATCAACCTCATCACCCCGGGCACGGGCCACAGCGCCCCCATCACCGGAGTATCCGTCTCCACGGATGGTCGGCACGTCGCCACCTCCTCCTACGACGGCACGATCAAGGTCTGGAATCTCAACGGCGACGGCACCCTCACCGAACTGGCGACCGGACGACACACGCGTCTGGTCAACTCGCTCACTTGGGCACCAACGGCCTCCCGGTTGGCATCGGGGTCGGCGGATAAGACCGTCGCCATCTGGACCCTTCTGGACAACCGACTTCAGCTGACCAACGTCCTGTCCCGGCACACCGACGACGTGAACTCGGTGGCGTGGCTGCCAGACGGCCGTCATCTCGTCTGTGTATCGGAGGACGGTAAGGCCACCGCCTGGGACGCCGACACCGGTCGCCTGCTCGGCGAGATCTCCGGCCACCGGGCTCACTGCATGATGGTGGCGACCAGCCCCACCGGCCACATCGCCACCGTCGGAGAGGACGGTCAGGTGATCCTCCTGGGTCCCGACTTCGCCCCCCTCGCCACCACCGTCGTGGACTGCTCCATAGAAGGCTGTGCCTGGGCACCCGACGGCAAGCGGCTCGCCATCGCCCGAGACGACGGCCGGATCGACGTCCTCGACCTCGATCTCCAGATGATCGCAACAACAAAGGTCTCCGGCTCAGCGGCTCGCAGTATCAGCTGGTCGGCCACCGGTGAACACCTCGCCGTCGGAAGTTACGAGGGCGGCATCCGGGTACTCGACTCGCCTTCGCTGGAGTCCCACCTCCAGCTCAACCATCGCGCATTGTGGACACGAAGTATCGCCTACGCCGCCGACCGAATCATCGCCGGAGGCTTCGGCAGTCGACCGCTGGTGTTCGACGCCGAAGTGGGAGGCGTACTCGGCGACGGCGGCAGGCAGCTCCGGGGCCCGAACGCCCTGCTCCCCCGCGCCGGCCACCTTCTCCTGGGCACCGACTCCGGCGAAGTACTGCGTTACGACGAAACCGGCACCGGGGTATCGATCGCGGACCTGGACAGCCCGATCCTGTCACTGGCCGCCGACGGGGACACCGTCTTCGCCGGGACCTACGGTGGCGAGGTCGTCAGGTTGACCGGGCCCGCAGACGACTTGCGGGCCGACGGTGTGGGACTCGCCGGCGCCCCGGTCCCCAGTTTGTCCATCTTGGATGGCCGTGTGGTGGCGGGAACCTACAACGGTGAACTGATCGGTTTCGACACCGATGACATGACCCCGTCCGTCCGCCACCAGGCACACGATGGATCGATCAAATCCCTTGCCCGGCTTGGGAAGTACCTCGCCGCCGCCTCGACGGACCGGACGGTCAGTGTCGGAACGCTGACCAAACGCCACCCCGTCCTTCAACACGGCAACCTCATCAACGACGTCGCCCACTCCGACGGCTTCATCGCCTCGGCGTCCCGCGACCGAACGGTCCGGGTGGCACGACTAACCGACTCCACCGACGGGTCCCCGCCGACGGATGTCCGGGTCCTCACCGGCCCCGACGAATCGGTGAAGTGCGTCGGGTTGGTCGCCTGGGGCGACCGGCTCGCCGTCTTCGCCGGAAGCTACGACTTCCGCGTGTACGTCTGGGACGTGAACTTCGCCGAGCCGGCCACCGGCCGATACCCCCACCGGGTGGTGCACGTCTTCGACCAGGCGGTGTCGGCACTGTCGGCAGCGCCCGACGGCGCGGTCTACGCGGCCGGCTGGGACGGACGGGTCGTTCGGTTCATACCCCGGATCGCCGGTGACCGGCTCGAGGTGGACACCACCACCGTGGTCGAGACGTGTCTATCCCCAACGGACTCAACGGTGGTGAACCATGGCTGAGGTAAAGGACATCGTGCCGATCACGATCTCGCGACCGGTACCGCTCAACGCGCAGTTCATCTCCTTCACCGACCTACCCGAAAGCGATGAGCACTTCGCCATACGGTTCCCGGTGCCCACGTCGGTGGCAGCCGATGAGGCACCGTTGGTGCGAGTCCACAGTGAGTGCATGACGGGGGATGTGTTCGGTTCCGCCCGGTGTGACTGTGGTCCACAGCTGACCGCGGCGATCAGCAGATGCGGTGCGTTCGGTGGCTACGTCCTCTACATGCGACAGGAGGGACGCGGCATCGGCCTGTACAACAAGATGGCGGCATACCTGCTCCAGGACTCCGACCTCGACACCTACGCCGCCAACGAACGTCTGAATCGTGGAGCGGACGAACGCCGGTACGACTCGGCGGTCGCGATGTTGGAGGCGCTGGAGTTGACGGACATCCGGTTGATCACGAACAACCCGATGAAGATCGATGCCATGGAGTCCGCCGGCATCAAGATCATCGAACGGATACCGACCGGCCGATTCGACACCGCAGGAAATCGCGCCTATCTGGACGCCAAGAAGAAGATCGCGGGCCATCTGCTGCCGTAGCGGTTGCGGGTGCGGCGGTTTGGGCGAACTCGGTGATACCGCACGGCCACCTCCGTAAGCGGAACTCCGGGCCGGTACAGCCTCCCCAAGAAAACGGCGGCACCCCACACCGACAACCAGTCCCCTGGTCGGTGATTCGTCGGTACCGAGCCACGTACTGCGTGGCCGGGCCCGGCGAACACCACCGATCGACCTCAATAGAGCTTCGGGAGTGTTCCCATGTCTGAAACCACGCCGGAGTCCGCGTCGTTGACGGACCGCCCGGTTGACGAACCGGCGGCTGATCCGGTACTCATCGTCCAGCCCTACGACGTACATCTTCAAGCGGCGATCGGCCTCGGTGTTCCCGTCGTAGCGCTGTACCACCGTGACCGCAGGCACACCACGATCGGTCGTCGGCTGACCGAGATCATTCCCTCGATCGACGTCGACCTCGACGATACGGCGGCCGTCGAAGCGGCCCTGGTCACCGCCCGCGACCGGCACGGGGTGCGTCGGGTGGCGCAGTTCAGCGACGAGCACCGTATGGAGGGCATCGCCGAGGCCGCCGAGGCGGCGGGACTCGTCACCGAACCGCCGCAGGCGTATCGCAACCTGAACAACAAGGCGGCGTTCCTGGAAGTCGGGTCGCGAGCCGCCGTCGTGCATCGGAGCTGGTGCTCCGCGGAGCAGCGCGACGGCCGAGAACGGGTCGAACGCACCGGAGCCCCGTGGGTGCTCAAACCGGTCGCCGACTCCGGCTCCCGTGGCATCCGGTATGCCGAGGACTGGAGCCGGCTGGAGCCGCATCTGTCGGGCGACGGCTGGGTGCTGGAGCAATACCTGTCGGGGACGGAGTACTCCGTGGAGACACTCACGGTGGCCGGGGTCCACCACACGTTCGGGATCACCGAGAAGTCCACCACCGGGAGCCCTCGGTTCATCGAGCGGGCACACCGGTTCCCCGCCGTCCTGGACGAGTCCGTCGAGGCCGCGATACTCGCAACGGTTCACCGATTCCTCGACGCGGCCGGATACCGCAACGGTCCCGCGCACACCGAGGTCCTGGTGCACGCCGACGGCATCGACTGCATCGAGTCGCAGGCACGGATGGGCGGCGACCGCATCCCGACCCTCATCGCCCGGGCGACGGGTGTCAGTCCCGAGGTGGAGCTCATCCGCAGCCTGACTCCCGATTGGACACCTCCTGAGAGGACGCCGCGGAGCCGGGCGGGCATTCGGTTCGTGGAACTGCCATACGGCACCCTTCGATCAACCATCGGGTTGTCACCCGACACCGACGGCCTGGAGATCCACGCCATCGCCAAACCGGGAGACACGCTGGAACTGGCCACGAGTTCGAACCGACGACACGTCGGTGTCATCGCCGAGGACGCGGATCCGTCGTCTCGGCCGTTGCGAGCCGTCGTGATGGCCCACGACCGACCGGCACCGACGCTCGTCCTATTCGGCGGCACCGACGAACAGGTGGCGCAATGTCTGGCCCTGGGACACGAGATCGTGCTCGTGCAGGCACACGACCAGCTGACCGAATACCAGTCGACCCACTGCTCCGGTTATGTCATCTGTGACCTGGGCTCTGGCTCGAACGTCGACTGGGCGGCGACTCAGTTGGCCGAGTTCGCCGATCTCCCATTCGTCTCCGTCCGCCAGTACGGCGTCCTGTTCCGGGCTCTGGTATGTGAGCGACTGGGACTGGACCCGCTGGCGGCAACCGGGTGCAGCATCGTCGCCTCCGATAAGGGCCAGCTCCGGCGACGGGTCGACCAGCTTGGCCTCCCACGTCCCGACTGGACTCCGGTGAGCTCCGATGAGGACGTTCGACGGTTCTGTATGGACCATGACGGACGCGCGGTGTTGAAGATCGCCAGGGGAACCGGAGGCGTCGGCGTTCACACCGTCACCACCGACCGGGCGGTGTCGCTGCGAGCTTTGCGTTCCCGTGTCGACGATGTCCTGCCGCAGGGAGTGTCGACCGGCGGGTTCCTCGTCGAGGAACAGTTGGAGGGCAGGCTGTTCAGCCTGGAATCGGTGTGGGTGCGGGGCGTCCACGTACCACTGGGCGTGACCACGACCGAGGTGTCGTCGACCAGTAGTGCCGAACTGCGCCACACCTTCCCCGGGGAGCTCGCGGCGCGACACGTGCGATCGGCCGTGGAACAGACGGGGCGACTGTTCGGCTCCATCGGGATGTACTCGGGTGGAACACATGTGGAGTTCATCATCTCCAACGGCGTACCGATGGTCATCGACGCTCATGATCGACCGGCGGGAGGGCACATTCCCGAACTCATCGAGAACGCGTTCGGGGTGAGTTCAACCAATCTCGCACTCGCCGCCCAGACCGGGCAGTTGACCGTCGACGACGCCCGACGGCTGCGCACCACCGCGGTGTCGGTCGTCCGATTCATCACCACAGTCACCGACCGCCGGGTGGTCGACTCGGCACGGCTGCGCCGCGCCGTGGACGACACCGCCGCGATGGCGGATGTCGTGCACGTCCACTTCGACGTCAACGGTCCACTGTTGCCCGCCGAACTCGACAACTGGACCCGACCCGGCTAC
Proteins encoded:
- the argC gene encoding N-acetyl-gamma-glutamyl-phosphate reductase, which codes for MGHRVAIAGASGYAGGEVLRLLTGHPELEIAAATAHGHAGAPVNQVHPHLRTLAGVDFTATTVEALSDADLVIMTLPHGQSAELAAQLPAGTKIVDLGADHRLVDAEAWSAYYSGPHAGAWTYGLPELPGQRAKIADATKVAATGCYAVATTLALAPVLAAGIGSPEDVVVVAASGTSGAGRQAKPHLLASEVSGSLTPYKVGAHQHVPEIKQASGATSLSFTPVLAPMPRGILATVTIRPSTAGLTGDDVRDVLSAAYQDEPFVSVLPEGVWPQTGATLGSNSCHLQVAMDADADRIIVTAAVDNLGKGAAGQVVQCANLMLGLPETAGLSANGVAP
- a CDS encoding VOC family protein, with the protein product MELSYEVFHKDVHALVNFYVDVLGFNAPGADPSADYVVVRRDGIRIGCCLHPEAEPNHRKPPHGSEIVLRVDDLHAEYDRVAASGWRIEDDLQKRPWGLTDFRVFDPTGLYLRITDNHTR
- a CDS encoding WD40 repeat domain-containing protein → MENINLITPGTGHSAPITGVSVSTDGRHVATSSYDGTIKVWNLNGDGTLTELATGRHTRLVNSLTWAPTASRLASGSADKTVAIWTLLDNRLQLTNVLSRHTDDVNSVAWLPDGRHLVCVSEDGKATAWDADTGRLLGEISGHRAHCMMVATSPTGHIATVGEDGQVILLGPDFAPLATTVVDCSIEGCAWAPDGKRLAIARDDGRIDVLDLDLQMIATTKVSGSAARSISWSATGEHLAVGSYEGGIRVLDSPSLESHLQLNHRALWTRSIAYAADRIIAGGFGSRPLVFDAEVGGVLGDGGRQLRGPNALLPRAGHLLLGTDSGEVLRYDETGTGVSIADLDSPILSLAADGDTVFAGTYGGEVVRLTGPADDLRADGVGLAGAPVPSLSILDGRVVAGTYNGELIGFDTDDMTPSVRHQAHDGSIKSLARLGKYLAAASTDRTVSVGTLTKRHPVLQHGNLINDVAHSDGFIASASRDRTVRVARLTDSTDGSPPTDVRVLTGPDESVKCVGLVAWGDRLAVFAGSYDFRVYVWDVNFAEPATGRYPHRVVHVFDQAVSALSAAPDGAVYAAGWDGRVVRFIPRIAGDRLEVDTTTVVETCLSPTDSTVVNHG
- the ribA gene encoding GTP cyclohydrolase II RibA — translated: MAEVKDIVPITISRPVPLNAQFISFTDLPESDEHFAIRFPVPTSVAADEAPLVRVHSECMTGDVFGSARCDCGPQLTAAISRCGAFGGYVLYMRQEGRGIGLYNKMAAYLLQDSDLDTYAANERLNRGADERRYDSAVAMLEALELTDIRLITNNPMKIDAMESAGIKIIERIPTGRFDTAGNRAYLDAKKKIAGHLLP
- a CDS encoding ATP-grasp domain-containing protein; the encoded protein is MSETTPESASLTDRPVDEPAADPVLIVQPYDVHLQAAIGLGVPVVALYHRDRRHTTIGRRLTEIIPSIDVDLDDTAAVEAALVTARDRHGVRRVAQFSDEHRMEGIAEAAEAAGLVTEPPQAYRNLNNKAAFLEVGSRAAVVHRSWCSAEQRDGRERVERTGAPWVLKPVADSGSRGIRYAEDWSRLEPHLSGDGWVLEQYLSGTEYSVETLTVAGVHHTFGITEKSTTGSPRFIERAHRFPAVLDESVEAAILATVHRFLDAAGYRNGPAHTEVLVHADGIDCIESQARMGGDRIPTLIARATGVSPEVELIRSLTPDWTPPERTPRSRAGIRFVELPYGTLRSTIGLSPDTDGLEIHAIAKPGDTLELATSSNRRHVGVIAEDADPSSRPLRAVVMAHDRPAPTLVLFGGTDEQVAQCLALGHEIVLVQAHDQLTEYQSTHCSGYVICDLGSGSNVDWAATQLAEFADLPFVSVRQYGVLFRALVCERLGLDPLAATGCSIVASDKGQLRRRVDQLGLPRPDWTPVSSDEDVRRFCMDHDGRAVLKIARGTGGVGVHTVTTDRAVSLRALRSRVDDVLPQGVSTGGFLVEEQLEGRLFSLESVWVRGVHVPLGVTTTEVSSTSSAELRHTFPGELAARHVRSAVEQTGRLFGSIGMYSGGTHVEFIISNGVPMVIDAHDRPAGGHIPELIENAFGVSSTNLALAAQTGQLTVDDARRLRTTAVSVVRFITTVTDRRVVDSARLRRAVDDTAAMADVVHVHFDVNGPLLPAELDNWTRPGYVITVAESASTAEKSADAACALLTAELLRASSVNR